Proteins encoded by one window of Flavobacterium sp. N502540:
- a CDS encoding nuclear transport factor 2 family protein: protein MNSNEALITKFYTAFANADAKTMSECYHPKIHFIDPAFGLLKEEQVSKMWEMLILKSKGNIKIEFSDIKADDSSGSAKWVATYNFSKTNRKVINRISAEFAFQDGLIIKHTDSFDVWKWSKQAFGFTGYLMGWTGFFQGKIQEQALLSLKKFQANQTGS, encoded by the coding sequence ATGAATTCGAATGAAGCTTTAATTACAAAATTCTATACTGCTTTTGCCAATGCCGATGCTAAAACAATGAGCGAATGTTACCATCCAAAAATTCATTTTATCGATCCGGCCTTTGGTTTACTAAAAGAAGAACAGGTTTCTAAAATGTGGGAAATGTTGATTTTGAAAAGTAAAGGCAACATTAAAATTGAATTTTCAGATATTAAAGCCGATGACTCTTCAGGTAGCGCAAAATGGGTTGCAACTTATAATTTCAGCAAAACCAACAGAAAGGTAATCAATCGTATTTCCGCTGAATTTGCTTTTCAGGATGGCCTGATTATCAAACATACAGACAGTTTCGATGTTTGGAAATGGTCGAAACAGGCTTTCGGTTTTACCGGATATTTAATGGGCTGGACAGGATTTTTTCAAGGCAAAATTCAAGAACAGGCACTCTTGTCCCTAAAAAAATTTCAGGCAAACCAGACAGGTTCTTAA
- a CDS encoding 1-acyl-sn-glycerol-3-phosphate acyltransferase: protein MLLLKNTTLNLLFCSKKVINEKAIVQIHFFKLMGWKIVGVENAEVKKCVMMVMPHTSNHDFYLGIFTRGISGLEMNWVGKKELFRFPFGYYFRNVGGEPIDRTGGLNKVESIAAIFDRKEVFRLAVAPEGTRKGVKELKSGFYYIALKANVPIIPVAFDWGKKEVNLGKPFLPTGDYDCDLSVLKKHYEGVLGKIPENGFWS from the coding sequence ATGCTTTTACTCAAAAATACCACTTTAAATCTTTTATTTTGCAGTAAAAAAGTAATTAATGAAAAAGCGATTGTACAAATTCATTTTTTTAAGCTAATGGGCTGGAAAATAGTAGGAGTTGAAAATGCTGAAGTGAAAAAATGTGTGATGATGGTAATGCCGCATACAAGCAATCATGATTTTTATTTAGGAATTTTTACCCGTGGAATTTCTGGTTTGGAAATGAATTGGGTGGGAAAGAAAGAGTTATTCCGCTTTCCGTTTGGATATTATTTCAGAAATGTGGGAGGAGAACCGATAGATCGCACCGGTGGATTGAATAAAGTAGAATCGATTGCTGCAATTTTTGACCGTAAAGAGGTTTTTCGCCTGGCTGTAGCTCCCGAAGGAACTCGTAAAGGTGTTAAAGAATTAAAAAGTGGTTTCTACTATATCGCCCTTAAGGCAAATGTGCCCATTATTCCTGTCGCTTTTGACTGGGGGAAAAAAGAAGTCAATTTAGGAAAACCATTTCTTCCAACGGGAGATTATGATTGTGATTTGAGTGTATTGAAAAAACACTATGAAGGAGTTTTGGGTAAAATTCCTGAAAACGGATTTTGGAGCTGA
- a CDS encoding M14 metallopeptidase family protein has translation MNLEELFRQYKEQTIEGRYLTLDHIQPLLEQLNTNNQVEIIGKSVLGESVYSYQIGNGPTRIYLWSQMHGNESTTTKALFDFINVLNSGSEFAEKMLKSFTFYSIPMLNPDGARLYTRENANKVDLNRDSQNLTQPESNILRSVFEVFKPHYCFNLHDQRTIFGAGETGKPATLSFLAPSYNEEREVNENRLKAINVIAGINDVLQQYIPGQVGRFDDSFNINCIGDTFQHLGVPTILFEAGHFPDDYEREITRKFLFFSLVTSFQLISENDLVDNRINDYLNISQNKVVFYDFMWKNIKINYDGIEIITNFVAQYKEELIENKIHFNAYIVEVGDLENYFGHYEYDAKGAGYSDDFGSFPKLNQKADFCLDKNVKFVNGLIKS, from the coding sequence ATGAATTTAGAAGAATTATTTCGCCAATATAAAGAACAAACCATAGAAGGACGTTATCTGACTTTAGATCATATTCAGCCTTTATTAGAGCAATTAAATACCAATAATCAAGTAGAGATTATTGGTAAATCGGTTTTAGGAGAATCCGTTTATAGTTACCAAATTGGGAATGGTCCAACACGTATTTATCTTTGGTCGCAAATGCATGGAAACGAAAGTACCACTACAAAAGCACTATTTGATTTTATAAATGTGCTGAACAGCGGTTCTGAATTTGCAGAGAAGATGCTAAAGAGCTTTACTTTTTACAGTATTCCAATGCTGAATCCTGACGGAGCAAGACTTTATACACGTGAGAACGCTAATAAAGTGGATTTAAATCGTGATTCGCAAAATCTTACACAGCCAGAAAGCAATATTTTAAGATCGGTATTTGAAGTTTTTAAACCACATTATTGTTTTAACCTGCATGATCAGCGTACTATTTTTGGGGCTGGTGAAACTGGAAAACCGGCAACGCTTTCCTTTTTAGCCCCTTCTTATAATGAGGAGAGGGAAGTTAATGAGAATCGTTTAAAGGCAATTAATGTTATCGCCGGAATCAATGATGTTTTGCAGCAATATATCCCCGGACAGGTCGGACGCTTTGATGACTCATTTAATATCAATTGTATAGGAGATACATTTCAGCATTTGGGAGTCCCGACGATCTTGTTTGAGGCGGGGCATTTTCCTGATGATTATGAGCGCGAAATCACACGAAAGTTTTTATTCTTCTCGCTTGTTACGAGTTTTCAATTGATTAGCGAAAACGATTTAGTTGATAATAGAATTAATGATTATTTGAATATTTCACAAAATAAAGTGGTTTTTTATGATTTTATGTGGAAAAATATCAAAATAAATTATGATGGTATCGAAATTATTACGAATTTTGTCGCACAATACAAAGAGGAATTGATTGAAAATAAGATTCATTTCAATGCTTATATAGTTGAAGTAGGCGATTTGGAAAATTATTTTGGACATTATGAATACGATGCAAAAGGCGCTGGTTATTCTGATGACTTTGGTAGTTTTCCGAAATTGAATCAAAAAGCAGATTTTTGTTTAGATAAAAATGTTAAATTTGTTAACGGGTTGATAAAAAGTTAG
- a CDS encoding spermidine synthase: MIQKLFSYIVPIKIFKKKSQRSKIIEVTWANGELVLDSENTNYSYGSLQRILRYGLRNIGYDAILKMDHILLLGVAGGSVVKTLVDEIQYKGRITGVEIDPEMIKIANEYFNLNQIKQLEVVIDDAFEFVLKTKNKYNLIIIDIFEDIKMPNFLFERFFSERICSLLQNHGFVLFNTMILDEAHNVRNRKYISEIDPKLFASKMLPRVEAHNELIIIEKVV, translated from the coding sequence ATGATCCAAAAATTGTTCAGTTATATTGTTCCTATAAAAATATTCAAAAAAAAATCACAAAGAAGCAAAATTATCGAAGTTACCTGGGCCAACGGCGAACTGGTCCTTGATTCTGAAAATACAAATTACTCTTATGGAAGCCTGCAGCGTATCTTAAGGTATGGTCTTCGAAATATTGGATACGATGCCATTCTTAAAATGGATCATATTTTATTATTGGGAGTTGCCGGAGGAAGTGTAGTTAAAACTTTGGTGGACGAAATTCAGTATAAAGGCAGAATTACCGGAGTAGAAATTGACCCCGAAATGATTAAAATAGCCAACGAGTATTTCAACCTGAATCAAATCAAACAACTGGAAGTGGTAATTGATGACGCTTTTGAGTTTGTTTTAAAAACAAAAAATAAATATAATTTAATTATTATTGATATTTTTGAAGATATCAAAATGCCAAATTTTTTATTCGAACGTTTTTTTAGCGAACGTATTTGTTCCTTATTGCAGAATCACGGATTTGTTTTATTTAACACCATGATTTTAGATGAAGCACATAATGTTCGAAACCGAAAATACATTTCTGAAATTGACCCCAAACTGTTTGCATCAAAAATGCTCCCACGAGTTGAAGCTCACAATGAATTAATAATTATCGAAAAAGTAGTTTAA
- the msrA gene encoding peptide-methionine (S)-S-oxide reductase MsrA → MRNLSVATFGGGCFWCIEAVIQRLKGVESLKSGYSGGFIKNPPYREVCSGRTGHAEVVQVAFNPDIISYHDLIFIFMTSHDPTTLNRQGADSGTQYRSIVLYHNEEQKAIAEKVFEEVKVFYEDPIVTQLVPFEVFYEAETDHQNYYNNNQEARYCQIVIDPKVHKLKKMYADKLTE, encoded by the coding sequence ATGAGAAATTTATCAGTTGCCACTTTTGGTGGAGGATGTTTTTGGTGTATTGAAGCTGTAATTCAGCGTTTAAAGGGAGTAGAATCCTTAAAATCAGGATACTCGGGAGGTTTCATTAAAAATCCACCCTACCGTGAAGTATGTAGCGGAAGAACCGGTCATGCAGAAGTCGTACAAGTTGCTTTTAATCCTGACATAATTTCATACCATGACCTGATTTTCATATTTATGACTAGTCATGATCCTACAACCCTGAACCGTCAGGGTGCGGACAGCGGAACACAATATCGTTCGATTGTTTTATATCATAATGAAGAACAGAAAGCGATTGCCGAAAAGGTCTTTGAAGAAGTAAAAGTTTTTTATGAAGACCCGATTGTAACACAGCTCGTTCCTTTTGAAGTTTTTTACGAAGCTGAAACAGACCATCAAAATTATTACAACAACAATCAGGAAGCACGTTACTGCCAGATTGTAATTGATCCTAAAGTTCATAAATTAAAGAAAATGTATGCTGACAAATTAACGGAGTAA
- a CDS encoding protein adenylyltransferase SelO, translating into MKNLKINNRFTAELPADPNETNEVRQVSNALFSYVNPTKPSNPKLIHTSQEVAETVGISTDEIQSESFLNVFSGKEILPETRPFAMCYAGHQFGNWAGQLGDGRAINLTEVTHNDESFMLQLKGAGRTPYSRTADGLAVLRSSVREYLCAEAMHHLGVPTTRSLSLILSGDQVLRDILYNGNAAYEKGAIVCRVAPSFIRFGSFEMLTARNELQNLKQFVEYNIKYYFPEIKGEPKEQYLQFFKTVADTTREMILHWQRVGFVHGVMNTDNMSIHGITIDYGPYGWLENYDPNWTPNTTDSQYRRYRFGNQPQIAQWNLYQLANAIYPLINEAEPLEKILESFMIDFESDYKDMFLSKLGLFISTETDNTLIDDLETVLQLSETDMTIFFRNLNNVQKSDSPEKAIERIQDSFYIPEQISGTILESWQKWFTLYIERLHTEPLSDKERSEKMNTINPKYVLRNYMAQLAIDAADQEDYSLIDELYQLLQKPYEEQPEFQKWFAKRPDWARSKVGCSMLSCSS; encoded by the coding sequence ATGAAAAATTTAAAAATAAACAACCGATTTACTGCTGAACTGCCAGCAGATCCAAATGAAACCAACGAGGTTCGTCAGGTTTCAAATGCGCTTTTCTCGTATGTAAATCCAACAAAACCATCCAATCCTAAATTGATTCATACTTCACAGGAAGTAGCGGAAACGGTTGGAATTTCGACAGATGAAATTCAATCCGAATCCTTTTTGAATGTTTTTTCAGGGAAAGAAATATTACCTGAAACTCGTCCGTTTGCCATGTGTTATGCCGGACATCAGTTTGGAAACTGGGCAGGACAATTGGGTGACGGCCGTGCCATTAATTTAACTGAAGTGACACATAATGATGAATCTTTTATGCTTCAATTAAAAGGTGCCGGAAGAACTCCGTACTCCCGAACTGCTGACGGCCTGGCTGTTTTGCGTTCGTCTGTGAGAGAGTACCTGTGTGCTGAGGCCATGCATCATTTAGGAGTTCCTACTACCCGATCGTTATCCCTTATACTGTCCGGAGATCAAGTTTTACGTGATATTTTATACAATGGAAATGCTGCTTATGAAAAAGGTGCAATTGTTTGTCGCGTCGCTCCTTCCTTTATTCGTTTTGGAAGTTTTGAAATGCTAACCGCCCGAAATGAACTTCAAAATTTAAAACAGTTTGTAGAGTACAACATTAAATACTACTTCCCGGAAATAAAAGGAGAGCCTAAAGAGCAATACCTGCAGTTTTTTAAAACAGTAGCCGACACAACCCGCGAAATGATTCTGCATTGGCAGCGTGTGGGTTTTGTACACGGAGTAATGAATACCGACAACATGTCAATTCACGGAATTACGATTGATTATGGTCCTTATGGCTGGCTGGAAAATTACGATCCAAACTGGACTCCAAACACCACCGACAGTCAATACCGAAGATATCGTTTTGGAAATCAACCGCAGATTGCGCAATGGAATTTGTACCAATTGGCCAATGCCATTTACCCTTTAATCAATGAAGCAGAACCTTTAGAAAAAATTCTGGAGTCTTTTATGATTGATTTTGAATCTGATTATAAGGATATGTTTTTAAGCAAATTAGGCTTATTTATTTCAACCGAAACTGATAATACGTTAATTGACGATTTGGAAACCGTTTTGCAGCTGTCTGAAACAGACATGACGATCTTTTTCCGAAATTTAAACAACGTACAAAAATCAGATTCTCCTGAAAAAGCAATCGAAAGAATTCAGGATTCGTTTTATATTCCCGAACAAATTTCAGGTACAATTTTAGAATCATGGCAGAAATGGTTTACTCTTTATATCGAAAGACTTCATACAGAACCGCTTTCTGACAAAGAGCGTTCTGAGAAAATGAACACTATAAATCCAAAGTACGTACTTCGAAATTATATGGCGCAATTGGCTATCGATGCCGCAGACCAAGAGGATTATTCTTTAATTGATGAATTGTATCAGCTTCTGCAAAAACCGTATGAAGAACAGCCGGAATTTCAAAAATGGTTTGCCAAACGTCCGGATTGGGCCCGCTCAAAAGTTGGATGTTCTATGCTTTCCTGTAGTTCTTAA
- a CDS encoding aminotransferase class V-fold PLP-dependent enzyme — protein sequence MNSKNSTITLETYFQDFRKNIVGINQEFSSPFGKKQIIYTDWTASGRLYRPIEEKILNEFGPFVANTHTETTVSGTAMTKAYHHARSIIKRHTNASNDDVLITDGTGMTGVVNKFQRILGLKIPENLKDCTVVPAEKRPVVFISHMEHHSNQTSWLETIADVEIIPSCEKGLFCLDNLEQLLEKYSERTIKIASITSCSNVTGLKTPFHEAAKLMHKHNGVCFVDFACSGPYVEIDMHPEDPEAYLDAIFFSPHKFLGGPGTSGVLIFNKKLYNNMIPDCPGGGTVSWTNPWGEHKYIDNIEDREDGGTPGFLQVIKTALAIELKEEMGIENILQREHEIVEYVFNELDSVSNIKILAGQHKDRLGVVSFFIENLHFNLGVKLLNDRFGIQTRGGCSCAGTYGHFLLHVDQETSNKLVNEITIGDLIKKPGWIRMSIHPTTTDKEIAFVCESIKDLAKNHEEWALDYSYNKNTNEFVHKNAGSFEDDLVAGWFKS from the coding sequence ATGAACAGCAAAAATAGTACCATCACTTTAGAAACCTATTTTCAGGATTTTAGAAAGAATATTGTAGGAATTAATCAGGAATTTTCCTCTCCGTTTGGCAAAAAGCAGATTATTTATACCGATTGGACTGCCAGCGGAAGGTTATATCGACCTATTGAAGAGAAAATTCTTAACGAATTCGGACCTTTTGTAGCCAATACACATACAGAAACTACTGTGTCAGGTACCGCCATGACAAAAGCTTATCATCATGCCAGATCGATCATCAAGCGTCATACCAATGCAAGCAATGATGATGTTTTGATCACAGACGGAACCGGAATGACGGGTGTTGTCAATAAATTTCAGCGTATTCTGGGTTTAAAAATTCCGGAGAACCTGAAAGATTGTACTGTTGTTCCTGCTGAAAAGCGTCCTGTTGTTTTTATTTCTCATATGGAGCACCATTCCAATCAAACCTCCTGGCTGGAAACCATTGCGGATGTTGAAATTATTCCATCTTGTGAAAAAGGCCTTTTTTGTCTGGATAATTTAGAGCAACTACTAGAGAAATACAGTGAAAGAACTATTAAAATTGCTTCTATAACCTCCTGTTCGAATGTTACAGGTTTAAAAACACCATTTCACGAAGCTGCAAAATTGATGCACAAGCACAATGGTGTTTGTTTTGTTGATTTTGCCTGTTCAGGACCTTATGTAGAAATTGACATGCATCCTGAAGATCCGGAAGCATATCTGGATGCAATTTTCTTTTCTCCGCACAAATTTTTAGGAGGTCCCGGAACTTCGGGCGTTTTAATTTTTAATAAAAAACTATACAACAATATGATTCCCGATTGTCCTGGTGGAGGTACAGTAAGCTGGACCAATCCATGGGGCGAACATAAATATATCGACAACATTGAGGATCGTGAAGATGGCGGTACTCCGGGTTTTCTTCAGGTAATTAAAACGGCATTGGCAATTGAGCTGAAAGAAGAAATGGGAATCGAGAATATTCTACAACGTGAACATGAGATTGTAGAGTATGTTTTTAATGAACTGGATTCTGTTTCCAATATTAAAATTCTGGCAGGTCAACATAAGGACCGTCTAGGGGTTGTTTCGTTTTTTATTGAAAATCTTCATTTCAATTTAGGAGTGAAATTACTGAATGACAGATTCGGAATTCAAACCAGAGGTGGATGCAGTTGTGCGGGAACGTATGGGCATTTCCTATTGCACGTAGATCAGGAAACATCTAATAAACTGGTGAACGAAATTACGATTGGAGATTTAATTAAAAAACCGGGATGGATCAGAATGTCAATTCATCCAACTACTACCGATAAAGAAATTGCTTTTGTTTGTGAAAGCATTAAAGATTTAGCGAAAAATCACGAGGAGTGGGCTTTGGACTATTCTTATAATAAAAATACAAATGAATTTGTTCACAAGAACGCTGGTTCGTTTGAAGACGATTTAGTGGCCGGATGGTTCAAATCGTAA
- a CDS encoding peptidoglycan DD-metalloendopeptidase family protein, translating into MKPLASILKALPPTKIIDSTIDISKYIPLDLSVTNQELADFKPTCTQEFEDFISDYLEKNDAEVAFGGYIEGRTLYQRSTIFKNSSIPERNIHIGLDLWTKPDTAVLAPLDGKVHSFKNNIGLGDYGPTIILEHRIENEKFYTLYGHLSLESIENLSVGKFFNKGQKIGTLGSSSVNGDYPPHVHFQIIRNIENYSGDYPGVCNTNDLNFYIENCPDPNLLLKIT; encoded by the coding sequence ATGAAACCTCTTGCCTCTATTTTAAAAGCCTTACCTCCCACTAAAATAATAGATTCCACCATTGATATTTCAAAATACATCCCTTTAGATTTATCCGTAACCAATCAGGAACTTGCCGATTTTAAACCTACCTGTACCCAGGAATTTGAGGATTTTATTTCAGACTACTTAGAAAAAAATGATGCCGAAGTAGCCTTTGGTGGTTATATTGAAGGAAGAACTCTTTATCAGCGCAGTACTATTTTTAAAAACAGTTCTATTCCGGAACGCAACATTCATATAGGATTGGACTTATGGACAAAACCGGATACAGCAGTTTTGGCACCGCTTGATGGAAAAGTACACAGCTTTAAAAACAATATTGGCCTGGGAGATTATGGTCCGACCATCATTCTAGAGCATCGGATAGAAAATGAGAAATTTTATACTTTATACGGACATTTATCGTTAGAAAGTATAGAGAACCTCAGTGTTGGGAAATTTTTTAATAAAGGTCAAAAGATTGGAACCTTGGGAAGTTCGTCCGTTAACGGAGACTATCCTCCACACGTACACTTTCAGATTATTCGAAACATCGAAAACTACTCCGGCGATTATCCAGGAGTATGCAATACCAACGATTTGAACTTTTACATTGAAAATTGCCCTGACCCCAACTTATTATTAAAAATTACTTAA
- a CDS encoding Lrp/AsnC family transcriptional regulator has translation MSKFRLDEVDHQILDMLIDNTRVPFTDIAKKLLISAGTVHVRVKKMEDAGIIMGSSLALDYDKLGYSFIAYVGVFLNNTSQTKFVLERINQIPFVTVASVTTGKFNIFCKIRAKDTKHAKEVIFMIDDIDGVYRTETMISLEESINDKKRLMHTIFKNM, from the coding sequence ATGAGTAAATTTCGTTTAGATGAAGTAGATCACCAGATTTTAGATATGTTAATAGACAATACGAGAGTTCCGTTTACTGACATTGCTAAAAAACTATTGATATCTGCTGGTACAGTGCATGTTAGAGTAAAAAAGATGGAGGACGCAGGGATAATAATGGGATCTTCATTAGCCTTAGACTATGATAAGTTAGGGTATTCATTTATTGCTTATGTGGGTGTGTTCCTTAATAATACGTCTCAAACTAAATTTGTATTAGAGCGAATCAATCAAATTCCGTTCGTAACAGTAGCTTCTGTAACGACAGGAAAATTCAATATTTTTTGCAAAATTAGAGCAAAAGATACTAAACACGCGAAAGAAGTTATCTTTATGATTGATGATATTGACGGTGTTTACAGAACAGAAACTATGATTTCATTAGAAGAAAGTATAAACGATAAGAAGCGTTTGATGCATACTATTTTTAAAAATATGTAA
- a CDS encoding helix-turn-helix transcriptional regulator, which translates to MVNIDDFVKRLEIILDYYALNASSFADRIGVQRSSMSHLLSGRNKPSLDFVLKILEVFPEIDLYWILNGTGNFPKTEDSSDLKKNESVPEFTKSLPPISFDENSASGNSLSENGKTKNTSSAEIKNQNLNTAENEIEKIVVFYKNGTFKTYVP; encoded by the coding sequence ATGGTAAACATCGACGATTTTGTAAAACGGCTTGAAATTATACTAGACTATTACGCCTTAAATGCTTCTTCTTTCGCAGACCGAATCGGAGTTCAGCGTTCCAGTATGTCTCACCTGCTTTCCGGCAGAAACAAACCCAGCTTAGATTTTGTACTCAAGATTTTGGAGGTTTTTCCTGAAATTGATTTGTACTGGATTTTAAATGGTACAGGAAATTTTCCAAAAACAGAAGACAGTTCCGATCTAAAGAAAAATGAATCGGTGCCTGAATTTACAAAATCTCTTCCCCCTATTTCATTTGACGAAAATTCTGCTTCAGGAAATTCTTTATCAGAAAATGGAAAAACGAAAAATACATCCTCTGCAGAAATTAAAAATCAAAATTTAAATACTGCAGAAAATGAAATTGAAAAAATAGTGGTATTTTATAAAAATGGAACTTTCAAGACTTACGTTCCCTAA